Proteins encoded by one window of Desulfovibrio ferrophilus:
- a CDS encoding AMIN domain-containing protein, producing MKCSHCGHDLMLGLVPKGLGKFLPMTTYTCVRCGQVNRRLSESLTQRGPRLLLVLLLIVAVSATAWFALLAPRMQQANSIRREIVTVVEEPAPTVQQESSTDTTPTPAQPASSAQTDAGESPAEATQQAPPPPTEQKTVAEASPATNSMSSTPAIPAPTKPAQVSKDGPKTQDKPAITLPAPAPQQVATAPAAPRPASSDLEEVEVTAPPKASRPAVVGTTQKKKRSSWNATLTGIRSGIWKDALILNLSVKGLAGDPTGFQLSSPPRYVVDVPGSWTYEGDKKVAVGKGGASAIRLGVHSDKLRIVLDLDREPKQASVRRTPDGLTITIR from the coding sequence GTGAAGTGTTCCCACTGCGGTCATGATCTCATGCTGGGCCTGGTGCCCAAGGGCCTCGGTAAATTCCTGCCGATGACCACCTACACCTGTGTCCGCTGTGGTCAGGTCAACCGGCGCTTGTCCGAATCCCTGACGCAACGCGGCCCCCGGCTCCTGCTGGTGTTGCTGCTGATTGTCGCGGTGAGTGCTACGGCCTGGTTCGCTCTGCTTGCCCCCCGGATGCAACAGGCCAACTCCATTCGCCGCGAGATTGTCACTGTTGTGGAGGAACCCGCCCCCACGGTACAGCAAGAGTCTTCCACCGACACCACACCCACGCCTGCGCAACCAGCATCATCGGCTCAAACTGATGCTGGCGAATCCCCAGCTGAAGCCACACAACAGGCTCCTCCACCGCCGACCGAACAAAAAACCGTAGCCGAGGCTTCGCCCGCTACGAATTCCATGTCCTCCACGCCTGCAATTCCTGCCCCCACAAAGCCGGCACAGGTATCGAAGGACGGGCCCAAGACCCAGGACAAACCGGCCATCACTCTGCCCGCTCCTGCGCCACAGCAAGTGGCTACGGCACCAGCCGCCCCCAGGCCAGCCTCCTCGGACCTTGAGGAAGTGGAAGTCACTGCGCCGCCCAAGGCCTCGCGACCAGCCGTTGTCGGCACAACCCAAAAAAAGAAGCGCTCCAGCTGGAACGCCACGTTAACGGGTATCCGCTCCGGGATATGGAAGGACGCCCTTATCCTGAACCTGAGCGTGAAGGGTTTGGCTGGAGATCCCACTGGATTCCAGTTATCCTCTCCGCCGCGCTACGTGGTGGATGTTCCCGGCAGCTGGACCTACGAAGGTGACAAGAAAGTCGCGGTGGGCAAAGGTGGCGCAAGCGCCATTCGGCTGGGTGTCCACTCGGATAAACTGCGCATTGTGCTGGATCTGGACCGCGAGCCAAAACAGGCATCGGTCCGCCGCACCCCGGATGGCCTGACCATCACCATCCGCTAG
- a CDS encoding transglycosylase SLT domain-containing protein: MRLSRRNAIKVVTAATLAPMFGLSGATSAEAATNGAFATGSPINVIIPKNYVQPLDGKQGRIVQARLGRAVLETVRTHYKGKNLPVWKQKYGTMDLEKRVMNICHWIIQSVREHRDVYPLDPAWVAAQIMTESFFYEFAVSRALAVGICQFITPTAREYKLVCAGTRSEHSAPPYRKTDWSGEQDIYYEQRTAWKQARRTRLKISGDESDFLLKALRAGIDGKSVDGAQKYLEACDKIEALDKQVKQARERFTSYLQQNFKGRSIFASKDVAFFKEFDERVLYKKPVSAMVLMLARFLRARNGNIIAAAAGYHSGLSNTREDHGVYGRYGRIPGFDSTVSYISRILVNHHEIASRMVTT; this comes from the coding sequence ATGAGGCTTAGCCGTCGCAACGCCATCAAAGTCGTAACCGCCGCCACTCTGGCCCCCATGTTCGGACTCAGCGGGGCAACGTCCGCTGAAGCTGCAACCAATGGAGCCTTCGCCACAGGCTCGCCCATCAATGTCATTATCCCCAAAAACTATGTACAGCCTCTGGACGGCAAGCAAGGCCGTATCGTTCAGGCCCGTCTGGGACGAGCCGTGCTGGAGACCGTGCGCACCCATTACAAGGGGAAGAACCTCCCTGTATGGAAACAGAAATACGGAACCATGGACCTTGAAAAACGGGTCATGAACATCTGTCACTGGATCATACAAAGCGTGCGCGAGCATCGCGATGTCTATCCACTGGACCCGGCTTGGGTAGCGGCCCAGATCATGACCGAATCATTTTTTTATGAATTTGCCGTATCCCGGGCACTGGCCGTGGGCATCTGCCAGTTCATCACTCCGACAGCTCGGGAATACAAACTGGTCTGTGCCGGAACCCGTTCGGAACACAGCGCGCCTCCGTATCGCAAAACAGACTGGTCAGGAGAACAGGATATCTACTATGAACAGCGTACGGCATGGAAACAGGCCCGGCGCACCCGGCTCAAAATCTCCGGGGACGAGTCGGACTTCCTGCTGAAGGCTCTTCGGGCTGGCATCGACGGCAAATCCGTTGACGGAGCCCAAAAGTATCTTGAAGCCTGCGACAAAATCGAGGCCCTGGACAAACAGGTCAAGCAGGCACGTGAGCGGTTCACCTCATACCTGCAGCAGAATTTCAAGGGTCGCAGCATCTTTGCAAGCAAGGATGTGGCCTTTTTCAAGGAATTTGATGAGCGCGTGCTCTACAAAAAGCCAGTTAGCGCCATGGTTCTGATGCTTGCCCGATTCCTGCGTGCCAGAAATGGCAACATCATCGCCGCCGCAGCCGGGTACCATTCCGGACTCTCCAACACCCGCGAAGATCATGGCGTATATGGACGCTATGGTCGTATCCCCGGATTCGATTCCACGGTCAGTTACATCAGCCGCATTCTGGTCAACCACCACGAGATCGCAAGCCGCATGGTAACGACCTGA
- a CDS encoding efflux RND transporter periplasmic adaptor subunit translates to MKMSRRMLVLPVLLLGILTLIVLVKTRLTPERVGIVERARAVRVVPATELALVPRAVGYGSVQPGQVWEAVAEVSGKVVEVHESLDRGAILPAGAVLMRIDPVEYRLARDRSEAAVAVVLAKLRELDQRERNAMSSLGVEQNSLQLSERELERKRSLQESGTISKSEMETEEKRYLTQKNIVQGYQSTLELVPSERQALSADLASARSSLENARLDLDKTVLRTPFECRIAAVNVELSQYAKSGQVVVVADSIGISEIPAQVPIAAFRNLLDMKSSPLAAGRIDMDAVRQAVGLKAVVRLNVAGTPVEWQARFSRISDEIDPQTRTVGVYVVVDNPYLQAIPGGRPPLVKNMYCEVELRGQPRAARVIVPRSALREGRVHVAGPDDRLLSREVVVDYLQGNVASIASGLQAGERVIVSDVSPAIEGMMLSVEQDTALFERVVAEATGEAGLR, encoded by the coding sequence ATGAAGATGTCCAGACGAATGCTTGTTTTGCCTGTTCTGTTGTTGGGAATCCTGACCCTGATTGTGCTGGTCAAGACCCGATTGACTCCTGAACGTGTCGGGATTGTCGAGCGCGCCCGGGCCGTACGCGTTGTGCCTGCCACTGAATTGGCGCTGGTCCCCCGGGCCGTGGGCTATGGCAGTGTGCAGCCCGGTCAGGTCTGGGAGGCCGTGGCCGAGGTGAGTGGGAAGGTCGTTGAGGTGCATGAAAGCCTTGACCGGGGGGCCATCCTGCCTGCCGGTGCGGTCCTGATGCGTATTGATCCTGTGGAATACCGTTTGGCACGAGACCGGTCGGAAGCCGCAGTTGCTGTCGTCCTGGCCAAGCTGCGCGAACTGGATCAACGAGAGCGCAATGCCATGAGTTCGCTGGGTGTGGAACAGAATTCTCTGCAGTTGTCCGAACGGGAGTTGGAACGAAAGCGCAGTCTTCAGGAGAGCGGAACCATTTCCAAGTCCGAGATGGAGACCGAGGAAAAGCGCTATCTGACTCAGAAGAATATTGTCCAAGGCTATCAAAGCACCCTTGAGCTGGTTCCGTCAGAGCGACAGGCCCTGTCTGCGGATTTGGCGTCTGCCCGTTCAAGCCTGGAGAATGCGCGTCTCGATCTGGACAAAACCGTCTTGCGCACGCCTTTCGAGTGCAGAATTGCGGCAGTGAACGTGGAGCTGTCCCAATACGCCAAGTCCGGGCAGGTCGTTGTCGTGGCCGATTCCATCGGTATTTCAGAAATCCCGGCTCAAGTGCCCATCGCGGCGTTTCGGAATCTGCTGGACATGAAGAGCTCGCCATTGGCTGCTGGGCGCATTGACATGGACGCTGTTCGACAGGCCGTGGGGTTGAAGGCGGTGGTGCGCTTGAATGTGGCAGGGACCCCCGTGGAATGGCAGGCTCGTTTCTCGCGCATTTCCGATGAGATCGATCCGCAAACCAGGACCGTGGGCGTGTATGTCGTGGTGGATAACCCCTATTTACAGGCCATTCCCGGAGGGCGTCCGCCGTTGGTCAAAAACATGTATTGCGAGGTCGAGCTCCGTGGGCAGCCGCGGGCAGCGCGAGTGATCGTGCCTCGATCCGCACTGCGTGAGGGGCGTGTGCATGTGGCAGGACCCGATGACAGGCTGCTCTCCCGTGAGGTGGTCGTGGACTATCTGCAAGGGAATGTCGCCAGCATTGCCAGTGGGCTTCAGGCGGGTGAGCGGGTAATTGTCTCCGATGTGTCTCCGGCCATCGAGGGCATGATGCTCAGCGTGGAACAGGACACTGCGCTGTTTGAGCGCGTGGTGGCCGAGGCGACCGGGGAGGCCGGATTGCGATGA
- a CDS encoding PAS domain S-box protein: MLFAMAIAAILGIFALGSQWAQEKADQERHKAFSDQQYTQAVLIRQSLAGLINSLHAQADSLATHALPAFATGTLDYESLHALFRSANSVFPDLKAMAYFSDDQVLEFMSASDPQVIKTMRNAAEEWICGPAILTTPPGQVYTPPLLITAEHQFMGMVAHIKVKNRPAGSLVLIVDLGNMLARLAGGLHAHLKGSIYVMAADGTVIYSRNREQTARNLLADLKDMGKQSQDMLLSMLTMPTGRHICTTPHLTPDTRDCEFMSWESVQMGERRIIISLLAHETDIFTLQASLSRQRWILGGLLALILTGATAFFYRQRSRQRLEDHNLLLATQLESTPDGVLVMNNEPRPLLWNSQLLQQWQLGLNPRDDRSGKEILRQVTRQLIDPRPFLEAFRTLSSAPGAEMRGTTISLKNGTVLEVNSNSLVDERGNYRGRAWFFHDITERIRSDAALKQSKDLLQSILDNVPSLVYLRDAQSRYVLVNRRYERFFGWKTGTYEGKTPREMLTESHAASIYMNDAKVLQSKKPYEHEETLDFKGRRHVMLTREVPLFNERGKVTGIVGITTDITSRKQIEERLRSAVEEFEAIFDNTLVGTLLLKNGRHIAKVNARFAEMFGYPPEEMVGRSTRFLHLSDKHYEEFGEQFSSKLASQEIMKVEYPYRHANGSTFWCQLSGKALDPDLPESGVLWIVDDITDRKKLEQLRDDVDNIVRHDLKSPLSAVIHVPQLLLDDDNLNHDQRALLRELERSGHHMLEMINRSLDIYKMERGTYHMEARNLDLTGVLLRVLRELNSQILSKSLQIEILVNGNPTGANEFIVSGEELLYHSMLANLLKNAVEASPEGGRVTISMVEGTARTVAIRNAGAVPEPIRKTFFEKFATADKSGGTGLGTYSAKLIAEAHGGAIGMHTGEAEGTTITVTLPGPVQDNSDP, translated from the coding sequence ATGCTCTTTGCCATGGCAATCGCTGCCATCCTCGGGATATTCGCATTGGGCTCGCAGTGGGCTCAGGAAAAGGCCGACCAGGAACGGCACAAGGCCTTTAGCGATCAGCAGTACACCCAGGCTGTGCTCATCCGCCAATCACTGGCTGGACTCATCAACTCCCTCCATGCCCAGGCAGACTCCCTGGCCACCCATGCCCTTCCGGCTTTTGCGACCGGCACTCTGGACTATGAATCCCTCCATGCCCTATTCCGCTCGGCCAACAGCGTCTTTCCCGACCTGAAGGCCATGGCCTATTTCTCCGATGATCAGGTCCTGGAGTTCATGTCTGCGTCCGACCCACAGGTCATCAAGACCATGCGCAACGCTGCCGAAGAATGGATCTGTGGCCCGGCCATCCTCACAACACCCCCCGGACAGGTTTACACTCCACCGCTTCTGATTACGGCCGAGCATCAATTCATGGGCATGGTTGCCCATATCAAAGTCAAAAATCGTCCCGCAGGAAGCCTGGTCCTGATCGTCGATCTGGGGAATATGCTCGCCCGCCTGGCTGGCGGACTGCATGCCCACCTCAAGGGCTCCATCTACGTCATGGCGGCCGACGGTACCGTGATCTATTCACGCAACAGAGAACAGACCGCGCGTAACCTGTTGGCCGATCTGAAGGATATGGGCAAGCAAAGTCAGGACATGCTGCTCTCCATGCTGACCATGCCCACAGGTCGCCACATCTGCACAACGCCCCATCTCACTCCCGATACCAGAGATTGCGAATTCATGTCCTGGGAATCCGTACAGATGGGAGAGCGCCGAATCATCATTTCCCTACTGGCCCACGAAACAGATATCTTTACCCTCCAGGCAAGCCTGAGCCGCCAGAGATGGATCCTGGGCGGATTACTGGCGCTCATCCTCACAGGAGCCACGGCCTTCTTTTACCGCCAGCGCTCACGCCAGCGTCTTGAAGATCACAACCTGCTGCTGGCAACACAGCTGGAGTCCACTCCCGACGGAGTGCTCGTCATGAACAACGAGCCACGCCCCCTGCTTTGGAACTCTCAGTTGCTCCAACAATGGCAACTCGGTCTCAATCCCCGGGATGACAGATCAGGAAAAGAAATCCTGCGACAGGTGACACGGCAACTCATCGACCCCCGCCCATTCCTGGAGGCGTTCAGAACCCTGTCTTCCGCACCCGGTGCCGAAATGCGAGGCACCACCATCAGCCTCAAAAATGGAACAGTGCTGGAGGTCAACTCCAACAGCCTGGTGGACGAACGCGGAAACTACCGAGGACGCGCCTGGTTTTTCCACGACATTACGGAACGCATACGCTCGGATGCAGCCCTGAAACAGAGCAAGGACCTGTTGCAAAGTATTCTGGACAACGTCCCCTCGTTGGTCTACCTGCGGGATGCTCAAAGCCGTTATGTCCTTGTCAATCGCCGTTATGAACGCTTCTTCGGCTGGAAAACAGGCACCTACGAAGGCAAGACCCCCCGCGAAATGCTCACCGAGAGCCACGCGGCCAGCATTTACATGAATGACGCCAAAGTCCTTCAGTCCAAAAAGCCTTATGAGCATGAGGAGACATTGGACTTTAAGGGGCGCCGACACGTGATGCTGACCAGGGAAGTTCCCCTGTTCAACGAGCGCGGCAAGGTGACAGGCATCGTAGGCATCACAACGGACATCACCTCACGCAAGCAGATTGAAGAACGCCTGCGCAGTGCCGTCGAAGAGTTCGAAGCCATTTTTGACAACACCTTGGTGGGAACCCTACTACTCAAGAATGGTCGGCATATCGCCAAGGTCAACGCACGATTTGCCGAGATGTTCGGCTATCCCCCCGAGGAGATGGTCGGGCGCTCCACCCGCTTCCTTCATCTGTCAGACAAGCACTATGAAGAATTTGGGGAACAATTCTCTTCCAAGCTGGCCTCACAGGAAATCATGAAGGTCGAGTATCCCTATCGCCACGCCAATGGATCAACGTTCTGGTGCCAACTCTCCGGCAAGGCTTTGGACCCGGACCTGCCCGAATCCGGAGTACTCTGGATTGTCGACGATATTACCGATCGCAAAAAACTGGAACAACTCAGAGATGATGTGGATAACATCGTGCGCCACGACCTCAAGTCCCCCCTGAGCGCAGTCATCCACGTTCCACAGCTGCTTCTGGACGACGACAATCTGAATCACGACCAAAGGGCGCTCTTGCGCGAACTCGAACGCTCCGGGCACCACATGCTGGAGATGATCAACAGATCGCTGGACATCTACAAGATGGAAAGGGGCACCTATCACATGGAGGCACGGAACCTGGATCTCACCGGAGTCCTACTTCGTGTTCTGCGCGAATTGAACTCCCAGATTCTGTCCAAAAGCCTACAAATTGAAATTCTGGTCAACGGCAACCCCACGGGAGCAAATGAGTTTATCGTCAGCGGCGAAGAACTGCTCTATCACTCCATGCTTGCCAACCTGCTCAAGAACGCCGTGGAGGCTTCCCCCGAGGGTGGGCGCGTCACTATTTCCATGGTTGAAGGAACCGCCAGGACCGTCGCCATCCGCAATGCCGGAGCAGTACCGGAGCCCATTCGGAAGACATTCTTCGAAAAATTTGCCACAGCAGACAAGAGCGGCGGCACCGGCCTTGGGACGTATTCAGCCAAACTCATTGCCGAGGCCCATGGCGGAGCCATCGGCATGCATACGGGTGAAGCCGAAGGAACCACAATCACCGTGACTCTCCCCGGCCCGGTGCAGGACAACTCCGACCCCTGA
- a CDS encoding peptidylprolyl isomerase encodes MKIGRMIVLAALLLCFSVSGAFAANPVVVMETSQGNIVIMLEEAKAPVTVANFLKYVDAGFYDGTIFHRVIKGFMIQGGGFDMSMMRKSAGAPIMNEANNGLPNSRGTIAMARTSDPHSASSQFFINHKNNASLDFTGKNPQGWGYAVFGRVIRGMDVVDTIAKVQTGRQGGMGDVPLVPVVIKKAYRHQP; translated from the coding sequence ATGAAGATAGGGCGCATGATCGTGCTGGCAGCGTTGCTGCTGTGTTTTTCCGTTTCCGGGGCCTTTGCCGCCAATCCGGTGGTTGTCATGGAAACCAGCCAGGGGAACATTGTCATTATGCTGGAGGAAGCCAAGGCCCCCGTGACCGTGGCCAATTTCCTCAAGTATGTGGATGCCGGGTTTTATGATGGAACCATTTTTCATCGGGTGATCAAGGGCTTCATGATTCAGGGCGGAGGTTTTGACATGAGCATGATGCGCAAGTCTGCCGGGGCTCCCATCATGAATGAAGCAAATAATGGTTTGCCCAATAGCCGTGGTACGATCGCCATGGCTCGGACCTCTGACCCGCACAGTGCCAGCAGTCAGTTTTTCATCAACCACAAGAACAATGCCAGCCTGGATTTCACGGGCAAGAACCCCCAGGGCTGGGGCTATGCCGTTTTTGGCCGTGTGATCCGTGGGATGGACGTGGTCGACACAATTGCCAAGGTTCAGACCGGCCGCCAGGGTGGTATGGGTGATGTGCCGCTGGTGCCTGTAGTGATCAAGAAGGCCTATCGTCACCAGCCCTAG
- a CDS encoding TetR/AcrR family transcriptional regulator produces MGALSQEMRDRILEAAYASFRQFGVRRVTMDEISGGLRISKKTLYRYFSSKKDLVRELVLKRYSRHLDVVLVEVSRGRSARESFIAGYRRLGEMVREASPIFLSDTRSCYPDIWEEFDELRIRVLGEFAHAIARGVERGEIRSGVHPQIVAGIMECVVQKFMVPDTFRNAEFTPKQAWLTWFTMLTSGLFYEPSDLSDPAEDAYHLLNR; encoded by the coding sequence ATGGGTGCTTTGTCGCAAGAGATGCGTGATCGGATTCTGGAGGCGGCCTATGCCAGCTTCAGGCAGTTCGGGGTGCGTCGGGTTACAATGGATGAGATTTCGGGGGGGCTGCGTATCAGCAAGAAGACCCTGTATCGGTATTTTTCGAGCAAGAAGGATCTGGTCCGTGAGCTGGTGCTCAAGAGATACTCCCGCCATCTGGATGTCGTGCTGGTTGAAGTGTCTCGAGGGCGGTCGGCCCGGGAATCATTCATTGCCGGATATCGCAGATTGGGTGAGATGGTGCGCGAAGCTTCCCCTATCTTTCTGTCGGATACGCGGTCCTGCTATCCTGATATCTGGGAGGAGTTCGATGAGTTGCGTATTCGGGTGCTGGGTGAGTTCGCCCATGCCATTGCCCGGGGTGTCGAACGCGGAGAAATTCGCTCCGGCGTTCATCCGCAGATCGTGGCTGGAATCATGGAATGCGTGGTTCAGAAGTTCATGGTGCCGGATACGTTCCGCAATGCCGAATTTACTCCAAAGCAGGCTTGGCTGACCTGGTTTACCATGTTGACTTCGGGGTTGTTTTACGAACCATCCGATCTTTCAGATCCGGCCGAGGACGCTTATCATTTATTGAACCGATAG
- a CDS encoding efflux RND transporter permease subunit, which yields MKKSYPLLRYFADHPTAANLLMLLFLFLGVTTAADLKRETFPEFDSSMVEISVAYPGASAEDVENAICLRIEDALDGITQVEEVISEAREGVGRVTVEMVEGGDISQFLADIRSEIDTIDDFPDAAEDPVVGELNRTDLVLSVAVTGPMSVPDLKLYSEQLKDRIMALPEVSEVKVQGFSDHQIRIEIPAGTLMKFGLSVSDVADRIARMSVDLPAGSVQTREADILVRMDEERRNVHEYEDLIVISGRTGAEIRLGDIATISDSFELDEDKIIFNGQRAAILQVNKVKADDTLDVMHAVYGFLDRERLAAPPTVTFTVTRNISKIVQDRLDLLTMNGVQGLILVFLTLWLFFAFRFSFWVSMGLPVSFMGAVFAMQIFGLSLNLLSMVGLLLALGLIMDDAIVIAENVAAHLKMGKNALDAAVEGTAQVARGVASSFATTVLIFGTIALLLEGSIGKILWAMPVVLILTLMASLIEAFFILPNHLAHSLAGYQDNGKNRFRRRFEQRLEAFREDRLGRAVDWCVRWRYLWVGCVLAVFLLSVGMIAGGHLKTRAFPEIDGDVVEARILLPQGTPLARTEQIAAHVAQAATAVGENLNDRQPEGRDLVENVNIQFGMNSDANESGAHLATVSIDLLDAERRDATIDEFNSLWRKGVGQVADVISISYTEPAIGPAGRAIDIRLQGHDLDNLKLASLELQDWLNGYRGVLDLKDDLRPGKPEVRVRMREGAMALGLDAASIARQLRAALHGVDAAEIQAGPESYEINVRLARMDRDSMADLEYFHLTAPDGSQVPLGAVAELVEGRGWARIGRIDSLRTVSIQGDVDTSLSNVGEIISETQAQFVPELLKRYPDVTVSLEGEAREGAKTGASLRKALMIGLFGIFVLLSFQFKSYAEPLVVISAIPMALIGVIWGHLIMGQDLAMPSIMGFVSLAGIVVNDSILLVEFIKIRMREEGLSASDAARMASRGRFRAVLLTSMTTIMGLIPLMFERSLQAQVLIPLAVSIIFGLLASTVLVLLVIPALYAILDDFGLISKSVLQDRD from the coding sequence ATGAAGAAGAGTTATCCCCTGCTGCGCTATTTTGCAGATCACCCCACGGCAGCCAATCTGCTGATGTTGTTGTTCCTGTTCCTGGGAGTGACTACAGCCGCGGATCTGAAGCGCGAGACATTCCCTGAATTTGATTCCTCCATGGTGGAGATTTCCGTGGCCTACCCCGGTGCTTCGGCCGAAGACGTTGAGAACGCCATCTGCCTGCGTATCGAGGACGCCCTGGATGGGATTACTCAGGTTGAAGAGGTCATCAGCGAAGCCCGCGAGGGAGTGGGGCGGGTTACCGTGGAGATGGTCGAAGGGGGTGACATCAGTCAGTTCCTGGCTGACATCCGTAGTGAGATCGATACCATCGATGATTTTCCCGATGCTGCCGAGGACCCTGTTGTCGGCGAGTTGAACCGGACGGATCTTGTCCTGTCAGTGGCTGTGACCGGGCCGATGTCCGTGCCTGACCTGAAGCTGTACAGTGAGCAGTTGAAGGACAGGATCATGGCCTTGCCCGAAGTCTCAGAGGTCAAGGTTCAGGGTTTTTCCGATCACCAGATTCGCATCGAGATCCCTGCGGGGACGTTGATGAAGTTTGGGCTTTCCGTGTCCGACGTTGCGGACCGCATTGCCCGCATGAGTGTGGATTTGCCTGCGGGCAGTGTCCAGACCCGTGAGGCGGATATCCTGGTGCGCATGGATGAGGAACGCCGCAATGTTCACGAGTATGAAGATCTGATCGTGATTTCCGGTAGAACAGGGGCCGAAATTCGTTTGGGGGATATCGCCACTATTTCTGACAGCTTTGAGCTGGATGAAGACAAGATCATCTTCAATGGTCAGCGCGCGGCCATTTTGCAGGTCAACAAGGTCAAGGCCGATGATACGCTGGATGTGATGCACGCCGTTTATGGCTTTTTGGATCGGGAACGTCTGGCTGCGCCACCAACGGTGACATTTACGGTGACGCGTAATATTTCCAAGATCGTCCAGGATCGTCTGGATTTGCTGACCATGAACGGTGTGCAGGGACTGATCCTGGTGTTTTTGACCCTGTGGCTGTTCTTTGCCTTTCGCTTTTCGTTCTGGGTCTCCATGGGGCTGCCCGTGTCGTTCATGGGGGCTGTGTTTGCCATGCAGATTTTCGGACTGTCCCTGAATCTGCTGTCCATGGTGGGGCTGCTTTTGGCATTGGGCCTGATCATGGACGATGCCATCGTTATTGCGGAGAATGTGGCCGCGCATCTGAAGATGGGCAAGAATGCCCTTGATGCTGCTGTGGAAGGGACGGCGCAGGTGGCCCGCGGCGTGGCTTCATCCTTTGCCACCACGGTACTCATTTTTGGAACCATCGCTCTGCTTCTGGAGGGTTCCATAGGCAAGATCCTGTGGGCCATGCCTGTGGTTCTGATCCTGACGCTGATGGCCAGTCTGATCGAGGCCTTTTTCATTTTGCCTAACCATTTGGCGCATTCTCTGGCTGGCTATCAGGATAATGGCAAGAACCGTTTTCGCAGAAGGTTCGAGCAGAGGCTGGAGGCTTTTCGAGAGGATCGCCTGGGGCGCGCCGTGGACTGGTGCGTGCGCTGGCGATATTTGTGGGTAGGATGTGTGCTGGCAGTTTTTCTGCTGTCGGTGGGTATGATTGCCGGTGGGCATCTCAAGACGCGAGCCTTCCCGGAGATCGATGGGGATGTCGTGGAAGCCCGCATCCTGCTGCCCCAAGGTACCCCTCTTGCGCGAACCGAGCAGATTGCAGCCCATGTTGCCCAGGCGGCTACTGCTGTGGGTGAAAATCTGAATGATCGGCAACCCGAGGGACGGGACCTGGTGGAGAACGTCAATATTCAGTTCGGGATGAATAGTGACGCCAATGAGAGCGGTGCACATCTGGCCACCGTTTCCATCGATCTGTTGGATGCCGAACGGCGCGATGCCACCATCGACGAATTCAACTCCCTGTGGCGCAAGGGTGTCGGGCAGGTGGCTGATGTAATCTCAATTTCTTACACCGAGCCAGCCATTGGACCGGCAGGCCGGGCCATCGATATCCGGCTGCAGGGGCATGACCTGGATAATCTCAAACTGGCCTCTCTGGAGTTGCAAGACTGGCTGAATGGGTACCGGGGAGTGCTGGACTTGAAGGATGACTTGCGACCGGGCAAGCCGGAAGTCCGAGTGCGGATGCGTGAGGGTGCCATGGCACTGGGGCTGGATGCCGCTTCCATTGCCCGTCAACTGCGTGCTGCCCTGCATGGCGTGGATGCCGCCGAGATTCAGGCCGGGCCGGAAAGCTACGAAATCAACGTGCGTCTGGCGCGTATGGATCGGGATAGCATGGCGGATCTGGAGTACTTTCACCTGACGGCACCGGATGGTTCACAAGTCCCGTTGGGTGCTGTGGCCGAATTGGTGGAGGGACGGGGATGGGCCAGAATCGGGCGTATTGATTCCTTGCGTACGGTAAGTATTCAGGGCGATGTGGATACCTCGTTGTCCAATGTTGGCGAGATCATCTCAGAGACCCAGGCGCAGTTTGTGCCGGAACTGTTGAAGCGCTACCCCGACGTGACGGTTTCACTGGAAGGTGAAGCCAGGGAAGGAGCCAAGACCGGGGCCTCGCTACGTAAGGCGCTCATGATTGGCCTGTTTGGTATTTTTGTGCTTCTTTCCTTCCAGTTCAAGAGCTACGCGGAGCCGCTGGTCGTAATTTCGGCTATCCCCATGGCGCTGATAGGCGTGATCTGGGGGCATTTGATCATGGGCCAGGACTTGGCCATGCCCAGCATCATGGGCTTTGTGTCCCTGGCCGGAATTGTGGTCAATGATTCGATCCTGCTTGTGGAGTTCATCAAGATACGCATGCGTGAAGAGGGACTGAGTGCGTCAGACGCGGCTCGTATGGCCAGCCGTGGGCGTTTTCGGGCAGTGCTGTTGACCTCCATGACCACAATCATGGGGCTCATCCCGCTGATGTTCGAGCGTAGCCTCCAGGCTCAGGTGCTGATTCCGCTGGCAGTGAGCATCATCTTCGGGTTGCTTGCCTCCACGGTATTGGTGCTTCTGGTGATCCCTGCGCTGTATGCCATTCTGGATGATTTCGGGTTGATCTCGAAATCGGTGCTTCAGGATCGAGATTAG